The Toxoplasma gondii ME49 chromosome XII, whole genome shotgun sequence genome includes a region encoding these proteins:
- a CDS encoding hypothetical protein (encoded by transcript TGME49_278565) encodes MASVGTIGNQWGHISGKLEALSSQGQDSREQLQLLRTTNEKLDERVKELSTRKLLLQQLLSRLEADARRKAAESELQAEKTSGTRERLHKALSRKRELVFANTWMKAGLTCASLHHITNLRKGVDALMMAMASKDNYLCATLGGSLADRQRSTTVMKELKNGEMLMSSCLAALAKEKSMMPPARLTLEEKHALLKAIVSDSDLLSNDDRRLLLAFRRCVLLKVYALHGGMTAPHSDEKDMRRLIEQVTQHARAGFRNAVEADDLNSDTRPTQHSVSKACAEPYQRNAPADPQRLSSNASELTRYDIAVAESSDIHCGPRNTTRLENTSLL; translated from the exons ATGGCTAGCGTGGGAACCATCGGCAACCAGTGGGGGCACATTAGTGGGAAGCTCGAAGCGTTGTCATCCCAAGGACAGGATTCGCGGGAGCAG CTACAGCTTCTAAGAACGACCAATGAAAAACTGGACGAACGAGTGAAGGAACTCAGCACCAGAAAGCTCCTCCTCCAGCAGTTACTCTCACGTTTGGAGGCAGATGCGAGACGGAAGGCAGCTGAGAGTGAACTTCAAGCGGAAAAAACCAGTGGCACTCGGGAGCGACTACACAAAGCTTTGAGCCGCAAGCGG GAACTAGTTTTCGCAAATACGTGGATGAAGGCCGGTCTCACTTGCGCATCCCTTCATCATATCACGAA TCTGAGAAAGGGCGTTGATGCTTTGATGATGGCGATGGCCTCCAAAGACAATTACCTCTGTGCCACTTTGGGTGGGTCTCTAGCGGATCGTCAGCGATCCACCACAGTCATGAAAGAACTGAAAAATGGAGAAATGC TAATGTCAAGCTGTCTAGCGGCTCttgcgaaggagaaaagcatGATGCCA CCTGCGCGGTTGACTCTTGAGGAGAAACATGCACTTCTCAAGGCGATCGTGTCCGATTCGGATCTTCTGTCGAATGATGACAGG AGGCTCCTTCTGGCATTCAGAAGATGTGTCTTATTGAAAGTGTACGCCCTTCACGGTGGAATGACTGCACCGCACAGTGACGAAAAGGATATGCGAAGGCTAATCGAACAAGTGACGCAACATGCAAGGGCTGGTTTCCGAAATGCCGTGGAGGCGGACGACCTGAATTCTGATACGAGGCCAACTCAACACTCCGTTTCAAAAGCCTGTGCTGAGCCATATCAGAGAAACGCACCCGCGGATCCTCAGCGGCTCAGTTCCAATGCATCGGAACTCACGCGATACGACATCGCTGTCGCTGAGAGTTCCGACATACACTGCGGGCCAAGAAACACGACACGCCTTGAAAACACATCTTTGCTATAA